The Winogradskyella schleiferi genome has a window encoding:
- a CDS encoding PorP/SprF family type IX secretion system membrane protein, translating into MKKLSIIAVLLLAFQMHGQQDPQYTQYMYNMNIVNPAYAGSREGLSFGLLYRNQWSRIEGGPETGTFFGHTPIGSNLGLGLSVISDQIGPVKETNAYVDVSYTLNLGGEHKLAFGVKGGATFHDIGLAGIDIVDEDDPFLNQNINSTTPNIGAGFFYYTEKYYVSLSVPNLLSSVHLDNDGRKIGSETQHYFLTGGYVFDLSPNTELKPSVMVKSAFDAPTSFDVNLNARFFKKFEIGASYRLDDSFSGLVNFALTDGLRIGYAYDAISSDIKAYAPASHEIMLLFDLNFPKRVSRSPRYF; encoded by the coding sequence ATGAAAAAACTCTCTATTATAGCGGTTTTGCTCTTAGCATTTCAAATGCACGGGCAACAAGACCCTCAGTACACACAGTACATGTATAATATGAATATAGTAAACCCTGCTTATGCAGGATCAAGAGAAGGTCTTTCTTTTGGATTACTATACAGAAACCAATGGTCTAGAATTGAAGGTGGTCCAGAAACAGGAACATTTTTCGGTCACACACCAATTGGAAGTAATCTTGGATTAGGTCTCTCAGTTATCTCAGATCAAATTGGTCCCGTAAAAGAAACCAATGCCTATGTGGATGTTTCATACACCTTAAATTTAGGTGGCGAACATAAATTGGCCTTTGGTGTTAAAGGAGGTGCCACGTTTCACGATATCGGATTAGCTGGTATTGATATTGTTGATGAAGATGATCCCTTCCTCAATCAAAATATAAATTCAACGACACCCAATATTGGTGCTGGATTCTTTTATTATACAGAAAAATATTATGTGTCATTGTCCGTTCCAAATTTATTATCATCGGTACATTTAGATAATGATGGTCGTAAAATAGGATCAGAAACACAGCACTATTTCTTAACTGGTGGTTACGTGTTCGATCTTTCACCAAATACGGAGTTAAAGCCATCGGTTATGGTAAAATCTGCATTTGATGCACCAACATCATTTGATGTCAACTTAAATGCACGGTTTTTTAAGAAGTTTGAAATTGGAGCATCATATCGCTTAGATGATTCATTTTCTGGCTTAGTAAATTTTGCACTTACAGATGGTTTAAGAATTGGCTATGCATACGATGCTATATCCTCGGATATAAAAGCTTACGCACCAGCATCACATGAAATCATGTTATTATTCGATCTTAATTTCCCTAAGCGTGTTTCACGTTCACCAAGATACTTTTAA
- a CDS encoding fibronectin type III domain-containing protein, giving the protein MKKITLFLIMLGFFLTASAQYNFPTIAGPTNVAQGSPVTINLNDVANGAGVPASSTGSYESFSVSADWVAGGGNPFSSEADITVNTTSGSIVIDPATAGGLTSGADTTLTFEGDFADLYVPATDGFLEVILNQSWTGSDADWSNIVVTLFETPTCLEPTGITSSSVTSNSATLDWTAGDSETEWNIEYNGGADFTPGNGEEENAFSVTGTPNTMLSGLTPVTTYYIYYQANCGTDGLSLWAGPFTFTTLCDVFIPDYLEDFSTVTFTVAPDCWEEADNGDITTGPTDLGASSWTADEFLNIGTDDGAYKINMFGTANLNDWIISPLFDLTGGPFQVEFDFAITEWNQSDSTEALDADDTVQLLITTDNGTTWTELLLYDSTSVVPIPGIHPVVDLTAYSGQTVQFAIYASEGTANAATGIDVDVFVDNFQVRNIPSCPEPSDMSVSGITADSAILDWLAGDVETDWIIEFNGGADFTPGNGEEEGSVPVTTTPNTTLTGLTPATTYYVYYQANCGPGDLSSWTGPVIFATECTTFVAPYTEGFENAGDIPLCWSMDNEWEFADDTGFDNIGNDGVITGSTATNNYFAWVDASGDDGPSTLTSPFVDVSGLAAPALSFYEISNNQGDANSTLEVEVWDGAAWNLMGTFNTNTDGWELIILDLSILTITGDVQARFIISETVPGDFTDDIAIDDVTFDEAPSCFAPTMLTANNLSTTSTEIGWTEAVPQSSWNIEYGITGFTQGAGTIESGVTTNPYVLTGLMPDTSYEFYVQAVCGPGDESTWSGPFQFFTGYCESIPSSNDGDGVTNVTIDTTDFPSFGPDETYENHTATVVNLFPAINTNVQITFATGFTYGTNIWIDFNDNLVFEDTELVYQGVSLGDNPTTLDASFVMPVTATPGEHRMRIGTADSGQATPNPCYNGSFGVTLDFTVNIETLPCTLPEATYTPVYDCPNYQYFVDVEITSLGDATSLEISNSLDATTIPVTATGTFQAGPFDFGTEAVNIFVAHEQETLCTISSQPLDLVICPPLNDVPCAATVATVNDNYLCETSTFGTLSGATASGVADPSCGGDADDDVWFQFVAQSEFQLIAIANLTGSNTTDINHSIYEGACDNLTEISCVNGFDETSSATPQLTIGETYFIRIYSGDTDMEDTTFDLCITPYIAPTNIDCTTAQDFCSGSSDDSNFLYLNNTINLLPGDGTIECLFSTPNPTYFTLPIVESGDILITMTQNSAFNANNEPIGNGLDVDFLLWGPYAPGDDLCVLGAPVDCSYSAAPIEDSVLPGAVQGEIYLLLITNFAQDAGIIQVQQTNEDETGAGAIDATVETEIVNLLGYPIFDTDNDPATPDELNACADSLILDSNSLAANEYEWLKDGELIAGETSSSLLVTESGTYISRVYNTNCGEATADSEPIVVNLYTDPDAMAPMTFDLCDGPENDGSESFDLVAFSDNLGLPDGFTVSFYTNTGDANSTMNPVTSPYTSTGEDLIMRIEDTDQIDNPYYFGCRELVVVSLVVNPTIIIDQPMDFIVCDDLDGAVDGVTEFDLLSINSEVTTDPTHTVTYHTSQEDADAGTGDVSSSAYSSSGETIYVRAENATTGCYETTSFGLEINIVPLATIDEQQYDYEVCPAPSTGEVTIGIVPTNFTEDEVSISWTLDGNPFSGSGLILDNVVVAGEYVATITFNDSGCLNQIPVEVVELESCVFPEGISPNDDMMNDTFDLSSFNVTKLEIFNRNGTLVYSKTNYVDEWHGQTDDGEELPVGTYFYTVIYEGGAKSKSAWVYINR; this is encoded by the coding sequence ATGAAAAAGATTACTCTATTTTTAATTATGCTTGGGTTTTTCCTAACGGCTAGTGCTCAGTATAATTTTCCTACGATTGCAGGCCCTACAAATGTGGCCCAAGGATCACCAGTTACTATTAATCTCAACGATGTGGCGAATGGAGCGGGTGTTCCAGCTTCTTCAACAGGTTCATATGAATCCTTTTCCGTATCGGCCGATTGGGTTGCTGGAGGAGGAAATCCATTTTCTTCTGAGGCAGATATTACAGTAAACACTACAAGCGGTTCCATTGTAATAGATCCAGCTACCGCAGGTGGACTTACTAGTGGTGCTGATACTACACTTACCTTTGAAGGCGATTTCGCAGATCTTTATGTGCCGGCGACGGATGGCTTCTTAGAGGTTATATTGAATCAAAGTTGGACTGGATCGGATGCCGATTGGTCTAATATTGTTGTGACATTGTTTGAAACACCAACTTGTCTTGAGCCAACCGGAATTACTTCTTCGAGTGTAACTTCAAATTCTGCAACTCTAGATTGGACTGCTGGTGACTCTGAAACAGAATGGAATATTGAATATAATGGTGGTGCCGATTTTACACCTGGGAACGGTGAAGAAGAAAATGCATTTTCTGTAACAGGAACGCCAAATACAATGTTATCAGGTTTAACACCGGTGACAACTTACTATATATACTACCAAGCTAATTGTGGAACTGATGGTCTTAGTCTATGGGCTGGTCCTTTTACCTTCACAACACTTTGTGATGTGTTTATTCCAGATTATTTGGAAGATTTCTCAACTGTTACTTTTACGGTTGCGCCTGATTGCTGGGAAGAAGCAGATAATGGAGACATAACAACTGGTCCAACAGATTTAGGGGCTAGTTCATGGACAGCTGATGAGTTTCTTAATATTGGAACTGACGACGGTGCCTATAAAATAAACATGTTTGGTACAGCAAATTTAAATGATTGGATTATTTCACCACTTTTCGATTTAACTGGTGGTCCTTTTCAAGTAGAATTTGATTTTGCAATAACCGAATGGAATCAAAGTGATTCTACCGAAGCTTTAGACGCTGATGATACTGTTCAATTATTAATAACTACCGATAACGGAACTACTTGGACTGAGCTATTATTATATGATAGTACTTCTGTTGTGCCAATTCCTGGCATTCATCCGGTTGTGGATTTGACGGCATATTCTGGACAAACCGTACAGTTTGCCATTTATGCTTCTGAAGGAACTGCTAATGCTGCAACTGGTATAGATGTAGATGTCTTCGTAGATAATTTTCAAGTTAGAAATATACCATCATGTCCTGAACCTTCAGACATGAGTGTTTCTGGTATTACAGCAGATTCAGCTATTTTAGATTGGCTTGCAGGTGACGTAGAAACAGATTGGATCATTGAATTTAATGGTGGTGCTGACTTTACACCTGGAAATGGGGAAGAAGAGGGTTCGGTACCTGTAACCACGACGCCTAATACCACACTAACAGGTCTTACACCGGCAACTACTTATTATGTCTATTACCAAGCTAATTGCGGCCCAGGCGACCTTAGTTCATGGACAGGACCGGTGATTTTTGCTACAGAATGTACCACCTTTGTAGCACCTTATACAGAAGGTTTTGAAAATGCTGGTGATATTCCTTTATGTTGGTCTATGGATAATGAATGGGAATTTGCTGATGATACAGGTTTTGATAATATTGGTAACGATGGTGTCATTACCGGATCTACTGCCACCAATAACTATTTTGCTTGGGTAGATGCATCTGGAGATGATGGTCCTAGTACTTTAACGAGTCCTTTCGTAGATGTTAGTGGCTTGGCAGCACCTGCACTTTCATTCTATGAAATTAGCAATAATCAAGGTGATGCCAACAGTACATTAGAAGTTGAGGTATGGGATGGCGCAGCTTGGAACCTTATGGGTACTTTCAATACTAACACTGATGGATGGGAACTTATAATATTAGATTTAAGTATCTTAACCATAACAGGAGACGTGCAAGCACGTTTTATAATCTCTGAAACCGTACCTGGTGATTTTACTGACGATATTGCAATCGATGATGTTACTTTTGATGAGGCTCCAAGTTGTTTTGCACCAACCATGCTAACAGCAAACAATTTAAGCACAACATCAACCGAAATAGGATGGACAGAGGCCGTACCACAATCTTCTTGGAACATAGAATACGGTATCACTGGTTTTACCCAAGGTGCTGGTACCATTGAATCTGGTGTAACAACCAACCCTTATGTACTTACTGGTTTAATGCCAGACACTAGTTATGAATTTTACGTACAGGCTGTATGTGGTCCTGGAGATGAAAGTACATGGTCAGGCCCGTTTCAATTCTTTACAGGCTATTGTGAGTCCATTCCATCAAGTAATGATGGTGATGGTGTAACTAACGTGACTATTGATACAACAGATTTTCCAAGTTTTGGACCAGACGAAACTTATGAAAACCATACGGCAACTGTAGTGAATCTTTTTCCAGCAATAAATACCAATGTGCAGATTACATTTGCCACAGGTTTTACCTATGGGACAAATATTTGGATAGATTTTAATGATAACCTTGTATTTGAAGACACAGAACTTGTGTATCAAGGTGTATCTTTAGGTGATAATCCCACAACTTTAGACGCCTCCTTTGTTATGCCAGTAACGGCAACTCCTGGAGAACACAGAATGCGAATAGGAACTGCTGATAGTGGACAAGCAACACCAAACCCGTGTTATAATGGATCTTTTGGTGTAACCTTAGATTTTACGGTAAATATTGAGACCTTACCGTGTACACTTCCTGAAGCAACATATACACCTGTTTATGACTGTCCAAACTATCAATACTTTGTAGATGTAGAGATAACAAGTTTAGGGGATGCTACTTCTTTAGAAATATCTAATAGTTTAGATGCTACAACTATACCAGTAACAGCGACAGGTACGTTCCAAGCTGGTCCTTTCGATTTTGGAACTGAAGCTGTAAATATTTTTGTTGCTCATGAACAAGAAACATTATGTACCATTAGCAGTCAACCACTCGACCTGGTCATATGTCCGCCTTTAAATGACGTACCTTGTGCAGCAACAGTTGCTACAGTAAACGACAACTATCTTTGTGAGACCAGCACGTTTGGTACCCTTTCAGGTGCTACTGCATCTGGTGTGGCTGACCCTTCTTGTGGAGGTGATGCAGATGATGATGTTTGGTTTCAGTTTGTAGCACAGAGTGAATTCCAATTAATTGCTATAGCTAATTTAACAGGAAGTAATACCACGGACATTAATCACAGCATTTATGAAGGTGCATGTGATAACTTAACAGAAATCTCATGTGTAAATGGTTTTGATGAAACGTCTAGTGCTACACCTCAACTTACAATTGGAGAAACCTATTTTATTAGAATTTATTCGGGCGACACAGATATGGAAGATACTACTTTTGATCTTTGTATTACACCATACATTGCTCCAACCAACATTGATTGTACCACAGCTCAAGACTTTTGTAGTGGTAGTTCTGATGATAGTAATTTTCTTTATTTGAACAACACCATAAATTTACTTCCCGGAGATGGAACTATAGAATGTTTATTTTCAACGCCTAACCCTACTTACTTTACATTGCCAATTGTAGAATCTGGTGATATTTTAATTACCATGACACAAAATAGTGCCTTTAACGCAAATAATGAACCTATTGGTAACGGATTAGATGTCGATTTTCTACTTTGGGGTCCTTATGCACCAGGTGACGATTTATGTGTGTTAGGAGCGCCTGTCGATTGTAGTTATTCTGCGGCTCCTATCGAAGATTCAGTGCTGCCAGGAGCTGTACAGGGTGAAATATATCTTTTATTAATAACAAATTTTGCGCAAGATGCGGGTATCATTCAGGTACAACAAACTAATGAAGATGAAACAGGTGCTGGTGCGATAGATGCCACTGTAGAAACAGAAATTGTGAACCTTTTAGGCTATCCTATTTTTGATACAGATAATGATCCTGCAACTCCAGATGAGCTAAATGCCTGTGCTGATTCCTTAATCTTGGACTCCAATTCACTTGCTGCCAACGAGTATGAATGGTTAAAAGATGGTGAACTAATAGCAGGCGAAACCTCTAGCTCACTTTTAGTGACGGAAAGCGGCACGTATATATCCCGCGTTTACAATACCAATTGTGGCGAGGCAACTGCCGATTCTGAGCCAATTGTTGTTAATCTATACACAGATCCAGATGCTATGGCGCCAATGACTTTTGACCTTTGCGATGGACCTGAAAATGATGGTTCTGAGTCGTTCGATTTAGTTGCTTTTTCAGACAACTTAGGTTTACCGGATGGATTTACAGTAAGTTTCTATACCAATACAGGAGATGCAAACTCCACAATGAATCCTGTTACTTCACCATATACCTCAACAGGTGAAGACTTAATTATGCGAATAGAAGACACGGACCAAATCGATAACCCTTATTACTTTGGCTGTCGTGAGTTAGTAGTGGTTTCATTAGTAGTTAATCCTACCATAATTATTGACCAACCAATGGATTTTATAGTTTGTGATGATTTGGATGGTGCGGTTGATGGTGTTACGGAATTTGATTTATTATCTATCAATAGTGAAGTGACTACGGACCCGACACATACAGTGACTTATCATACGTCTCAAGAAGATGCTGACGCTGGAACTGGTGATGTCTCAAGTTCGGCATATTCAAGTAGTGGAGAAACCATTTATGTAAGAGCTGAAAATGCTACGACTGGATGTTATGAGACCACATCATTCGGCTTAGAAATAAATATAGTGCCTTTAGCAACAATAGATGAACAACAATATGATTATGAAGTATGCCCTGCGCCTTCAACAGGAGAAGTAACTATTGGTATTGTGCCAACCAACTTTACGGAAGATGAAGTATCTATAAGTTGGACTTTAGATGGCAATCCTTTTAGCGGAAGTGGCCTAATATTGGATAATGTTGTAGTCGCTGGTGAATATGTGGCTACCATAACCTTTAATGATAGTGGCTGTTTAAATCAGATCCCAGTAGAAGTTGTGGAGCTTGAGTCCTGCGTCTTCCCTGAGGGTATTTCACCAAATGATGATATGATGAATGATACTTTTGATTTAAGTAGTTTCAACGTTACTAAACTTGAAATATTCAATAGAAACGGAACACTTGTATACTCTAAAACCAACTATGTTGACGAGTGGCATGGACAAACCGATGATGGTGAGGAATTACCAGTAGGAACCTATTTCTATACCGTTATTTACGAAGGTGGTGCAAAATCAAAAAGTGCTTGGGTGTACATTAACAGATAA
- a CDS encoding endonuclease/exonuclease/phosphatase family protein, with the protein MLKNHNFQWNIFDHILFSTNFFNTQSTNLVFSKAKVFNIKSLKQYHSRYKGQPFRTYVGKKYKGEYSDHLPVYIQLKST; encoded by the coding sequence ATTTTAAAAAATCATAATTTTCAATGGAATATTTTTGATCATATACTATTCTCTACAAATTTTTTTAACACACAATCAACCAACTTAGTATTTAGTAAGGCTAAAGTATTTAATATCAAGTCTCTAAAACAGTATCACAGTAGATACAAAGGACAGCCTTTTAGAACCTATGTCGGTAAAAAATATAAAGGGGAATATAGCGACCATTTGCCCGTTTATATTCAATTGAAGTCAACCTAA
- the hflX gene encoding GTPase HflX — protein MIEKKDIDLEKTVLIGIITQDQDEETSKEYLDELEFLTYTAGGEVIKRFTQKMTMPNPKTFIGTGKMETVTKFVKENDIGTVIFDDELSPAQERNISKILNCKILDRTNLILDIFAQRAQTSYARTQVELAQCEYLLPRLKGMWTHLERQKGGIGMRGPGETEIETDRRIVRDKIALLKSKIKTIDKQMAVQRGNRGKMVRVALVGYTNVGKSTLMNVISKSDVFAENKLFATLDTTVRKVVIGNLPFLVSDTVGFIRKLPTQLVESFKSTLDEVREADLLLHVVDISHSNFEEHIDSVNQILDEIDSKDKPTIMVFNKIDAYEPEPFDEDDLVEERTKANFTIEEWKKTWMSRLDGNALFISALNKENMDEFRKRVYEEVREIHVTRFPYNHFLYPDVEDIE, from the coding sequence ATGATAGAAAAAAAAGATATAGATTTAGAAAAAACAGTCTTAATAGGTATTATTACACAAGACCAAGATGAAGAAACATCAAAAGAATATTTAGATGAACTCGAATTCTTAACTTACACGGCTGGTGGTGAGGTCATAAAACGCTTTACTCAAAAAATGACTATGCCAAACCCTAAAACCTTTATTGGTACAGGGAAAATGGAAACAGTTACCAAATTTGTAAAAGAAAATGACATTGGGACCGTAATTTTTGACGACGAGTTATCGCCAGCTCAAGAACGAAACATCAGTAAAATACTGAATTGTAAGATTCTGGATAGAACGAATCTTATTCTGGATATTTTCGCACAACGTGCCCAAACAAGCTATGCAAGAACCCAAGTAGAATTGGCACAATGCGAATATTTATTGCCAAGGCTTAAAGGGATGTGGACACACCTTGAGCGGCAAAAAGGTGGTATTGGTATGCGTGGACCTGGAGAAACGGAGATTGAAACCGATCGACGTATTGTTCGTGATAAAATAGCTTTGCTAAAATCAAAGATCAAAACCATTGATAAGCAAATGGCTGTTCAGCGTGGCAATCGTGGAAAAATGGTACGTGTGGCGCTGGTCGGTTATACCAATGTTGGAAAATCAACATTGATGAATGTGATTAGTAAAAGTGATGTTTTTGCAGAAAACAAGTTATTCGCTACACTAGACACAACCGTGAGAAAAGTGGTTATTGGAAACTTGCCTTTTTTAGTTAGTGATACCGTGGGATTTATTAGAAAACTACCAACACAATTGGTAGAGTCTTTTAAAAGTACGCTAGATGAAGTTCGGGAAGCCGATTTATTGCTTCATGTCGTTGATATTTCACATTCCAACTTTGAAGAACATATAGATTCCGTCAATCAGATCTTAGACGAAATTGATAGTAAGGATAAACCCACCATCATGGTGTTTAATAAGATTGATGCCTATGAACCAGAACCTTTTGATGAGGATGATTTAGTTGAAGAACGTACCAAAGCCAATTTTACTATTGAGGAATGGAAAAAAACTTGGATGTCACGGTTAGATGGCAATGCGTTGTTTATTTCGGCTTTGAACAAGGAAAATATGGATGAATTTAGAAAAAGGGTTTACGAAGAAGTCAGGGAAATCCATGTGACTCGCTTTCCATACAATCATTTCTTGTATCCAGACGTTGAAGATATAGAATAG
- a CDS encoding transglycosylase domain-containing protein, with protein MNSNSNQITSRLKKVLQNKWIKWSLILASIVVLFLLGLYISIYLGVFGKLPTLEAIGSIKQEQATQLLDKDEKLIGKYYIYDRQPVKFEDFPKHLIDALVATEDSRFYKHDGIDNISLMRVFVKNLILQDKSAGGGSTITLQLAKNLYGRKNYALFSMLINKFKESIVAKRIESVYSKEEILTLYLNTVPFSDNTYGIESASRKLFNKSVTDISLNEAATLVGTLKANTYYNPRVHLERSKDRRNVVLSQMVNYNYLAQDSLDHYSNQDLKLEYRSFKHDLGLAPYFRAEVKKQLESILDTLKTPEGERYNLYKDGLIVHTTLDYKMQELAEEAMKEHISKLQTDFENSYGKSAPWETNKKLLENVINNLPKVKLYKEQGLSESQINDSLSLKKLTDVFSWKGDTIKNISTIDSLKHYLKFLNTGMLSIEPATGAVRTYVGGIDYRYFKYDHISQSERQVGSTFKPFVYTAAIENGLDPCTYFSLNKVTYTDYDDWTPSNSGSDEDEDPYINYTLENALSNSINTISVKVMERVGIPKVLEQVEKLGISKKLPNEPSLALGVAEINLKDLTGAYASYLNNNKSVKPYYITKIEDKSGNVIATFQPEISEKEAYNDYTRQVLLEMMKSTVNKGTASRLRSTYGLKNQIAGKTGTTQNNKDGWFVGLTPKLVTITWVGNDNHSIGFKSTGMGQGANSALPIFAKFFQKLNTDNDFNSITRAQFENPSQQVLEDLDCEPTKRDGFIKRLFKKKNKKKTFN; from the coding sequence ATGAATTCTAATTCAAATCAGATTACATCTAGATTAAAAAAAGTGTTGCAGAATAAGTGGATAAAATGGTCGCTTATTCTAGCTAGTATTGTTGTACTATTTCTTCTAGGGCTTTACATCAGCATTTATCTTGGGGTATTTGGAAAGCTTCCTACTTTAGAAGCTATCGGTTCCATAAAGCAAGAGCAGGCCACACAGTTGTTAGATAAGGATGAAAAATTAATTGGCAAATATTATATCTACGATAGACAACCCGTAAAATTTGAAGATTTCCCAAAACACCTTATTGATGCGCTCGTTGCTACAGAAGATTCAAGATTTTATAAACACGATGGTATTGATAATATCAGTTTGATGCGCGTGTTTGTCAAAAATTTAATTCTTCAGGATAAGTCAGCAGGAGGCGGAAGCACTATAACACTTCAATTGGCTAAAAATCTTTATGGTAGGAAGAATTATGCTCTATTCAGCATGCTCATCAATAAATTTAAAGAATCTATTGTTGCCAAACGTATCGAATCGGTTTATTCCAAAGAAGAGATTTTAACCCTGTACCTTAATACCGTTCCTTTTTCCGATAATACCTATGGTATAGAAAGTGCCTCCCGTAAACTCTTTAATAAATCGGTAACAGATATTTCATTGAATGAAGCTGCCACTTTAGTTGGCACCTTAAAAGCCAATACATATTACAATCCAAGAGTACATTTGGAGCGTAGTAAAGACCGAAGGAATGTGGTTTTAAGTCAGATGGTAAATTACAATTATTTGGCACAAGATTCATTAGACCATTATTCAAATCAAGATTTAAAATTAGAATACCGGTCGTTTAAGCATGATTTAGGTTTGGCACCTTATTTTAGGGCTGAAGTCAAAAAACAATTGGAATCGATTTTAGATACCTTAAAAACTCCTGAAGGAGAGCGATATAATTTATACAAAGATGGCTTAATCGTCCACACGACACTTGATTATAAAATGCAGGAATTGGCAGAAGAAGCCATGAAAGAACACATCAGCAAACTTCAAACTGATTTTGAGAATTCATATGGTAAAAGCGCACCTTGGGAAACCAACAAGAAACTACTCGAAAATGTCATTAATAATCTACCCAAAGTCAAATTATATAAAGAACAAGGTTTATCCGAAAGTCAAATCAACGACTCTTTGAGTCTTAAAAAATTGACTGATGTATTTAGTTGGAAAGGTGATACCATCAAAAATATATCGACTATAGATAGTTTAAAACATTATCTCAAATTTTTAAACACAGGAATGCTTTCAATAGAACCTGCAACAGGCGCTGTGAGAACTTATGTTGGAGGTATAGACTACAGGTATTTTAAATACGACCATATTTCACAAAGTGAACGGCAAGTTGGCTCTACCTTTAAACCTTTTGTTTATACAGCGGCTATCGAGAATGGCTTGGATCCGTGTACTTATTTTTCGCTAAACAAGGTGACTTACACCGATTATGATGATTGGACACCAAGCAATTCTGGTAGTGATGAAGACGAAGATCCTTACATCAATTATACATTGGAAAATGCATTAAGCAATTCGATAAACACCATATCTGTTAAGGTTATGGAAAGGGTTGGAATTCCAAAGGTTTTAGAACAGGTTGAAAAATTAGGCATCTCAAAAAAATTACCAAATGAACCGTCCTTAGCTTTAGGTGTTGCAGAAATCAATTTGAAGGATTTAACAGGTGCATATGCCAGTTATTTAAATAACAACAAATCCGTAAAACCCTATTACATCACTAAAATTGAAGATAAATCTGGAAACGTCATCGCTACGTTTCAACCTGAAATTTCAGAAAAAGAAGCTTATAATGACTATACAAGACAGGTGCTTTTAGAAATGATGAAATCTACAGTCAATAAAGGAACTGCTTCAAGATTACGAAGCACCTATGGTCTAAAAAATCAAATTGCTGGTAAAACAGGAACGACACAGAACAATAAAGACGGTTGGTTTGTGGGTTTAACGCCAAAATTAGTAACCATTACTTGGGTAGGAAATGATAATCATTCCATAGGATTCAAATCTACTGGAATGGGACAAGGCGCCAACTCGGCCTTACCTATTTTTGCTAAGTTTTTTCAAAAATTGAATACAGACAATGATTTTAATTCAATTACCAGAGCTCAATTTGAAAACCCTTCACAGCAAGTCTTAGAGGATCTGGATTGCGAGCCCACTAAACGTGATGGATTTATTAAGCGCTTATTCAAGAAAAAGAATAAGAAGAAAACATTTAATTGA
- a CDS encoding DUF3078 domain-containing protein: protein MNKKLLLSTFLMFAITIGFSQTKEELQAQKAEKQAEANKFQAEADALQKQIDALPGWRVGAFGTIGGSLSNFNNWYAQGVPNNSSGNIGITFNAFANKIEDKYFWRNSLNTNLSWVKLDNKDTDTDSDNFEPTTDVFNLSSLYGRNISKTWAVSGLMEYRTTLLDNFNDPGYLDLGVGATWTPLENLIVVIHPLNYNFVFADNDAVFESSLGAKIVADYTRQIGAIAFKSNFSTFQSYESSDLSNWTWTNSFSYTLWKMIGVGFDFALRNNKQEALSYALAQDPPAATSFEDLDNKLQSYYTIGLSYKF, encoded by the coding sequence ATGAATAAAAAATTACTTTTATCAACATTCTTAATGTTTGCCATTACAATTGGTTTTTCTCAAACAAAAGAAGAACTTCAAGCCCAAAAAGCGGAAAAACAAGCTGAAGCAAACAAGTTTCAAGCAGAAGCTGATGCTTTGCAAAAACAAATTGATGCCTTACCAGGTTGGAGAGTAGGTGCATTCGGTACTATTGGTGGTAGCTTATCTAACTTCAACAATTGGTATGCACAAGGAGTACCTAATAATAGTTCTGGAAATATTGGGATTACCTTTAATGCTTTTGCCAATAAAATCGAAGACAAATATTTTTGGAGAAACTCTTTAAACACAAACCTTTCATGGGTAAAATTAGATAATAAAGATACTGATACAGACAGTGATAATTTTGAACCAACGACTGATGTTTTTAACTTATCCTCCCTTTACGGTAGAAACATAAGCAAAACTTGGGCAGTATCTGGTTTAATGGAATACAGAACTACGCTTTTGGATAACTTTAACGATCCAGGTTATTTAGATCTTGGTGTTGGTGCTACATGGACGCCATTAGAAAATCTTATCGTGGTAATTCACCCATTGAACTATAACTTTGTATTTGCCGATAACGATGCCGTTTTTGAATCTTCATTAGGTGCAAAAATTGTTGCAGATTATACACGACAAATTGGTGCAATTGCTTTTAAATCCAACTTCTCAACCTTTCAAAGCTACGAATCTAGCGATTTATCTAACTGGACATGGACCAACTCTTTTAGCTACACGCTTTGGAAAATGATTGGTGTTGGTTTCGATTTTGCTTTAAGAAATAACAAGCAAGAAGCATTAAGCTATGCGTTGGCTCAAGATCCTCCTGCAGCAACTTCTTTTGAAGATTTAGACAACAAATTACAATCCTATTACACTATTGGCTTGAGCTACAAGTTCTAA